The following proteins come from a genomic window of Fontisubflavum oceani:
- the adhP gene encoding alcohol dehydrogenase AdhP: MSLPKTMKAAVVPALGQPLEIRELPVPEVGPGQVLMRVHASGVCHTDLHAAEGDWPVKPTAPFVPGHEGVGEVAAVGAGVTHLKEGDRIGAPWLHTACGRCEHCVGGWETLCESQQMTGYSVDGGYAEFVRADANYVGLIPSGLEFGPAAPVLCAGVTVYKGLKELEAKPGDWVAISGIGGLGHMAVQYAKAMGLHVVAVDIAEDKLKLARDLGADLTFNAVDDDPVGELQSQMGGVRGVLVTAVSNSAFSQAVGMLRRGGFMSLVGLPPGDFPLPIFEIVLKRITVRGSIVGTRNDLRESLEFAAEGKVASHFAWDKLENINAIFDRMRAGQIDGRIVLKI; encoded by the coding sequence GTGTCCCTGCCCAAAACAATGAAAGCCGCTGTCGTCCCGGCCCTTGGTCAGCCGTTGGAAATCCGCGAACTGCCGGTGCCAGAGGTCGGACCTGGCCAAGTGTTGATGCGGGTACATGCCTCCGGCGTTTGCCATACCGATTTGCATGCAGCCGAGGGGGATTGGCCGGTGAAGCCGACCGCGCCCTTTGTGCCGGGGCATGAAGGGGTGGGCGAGGTGGCCGCCGTTGGGGCAGGCGTTACCCATCTGAAAGAAGGCGATCGAATCGGGGCGCCATGGCTGCATACCGCTTGCGGGCGCTGTGAACACTGCGTGGGCGGTTGGGAAACGCTGTGCGAGAGCCAGCAGATGACAGGCTATTCTGTCGATGGCGGGTATGCCGAGTTCGTGCGGGCGGATGCGAATTATGTCGGTCTCATCCCGTCTGGGCTGGAGTTCGGTCCGGCAGCCCCGGTGCTCTGCGCGGGGGTCACGGTTTACAAGGGCTTAAAGGAGTTGGAGGCGAAGCCCGGCGATTGGGTGGCGATCTCAGGTATTGGCGGGCTTGGTCATATGGCGGTGCAATATGCCAAGGCGATGGGGCTGCATGTGGTGGCTGTCGATATTGCCGAGGATAAGCTGAAACTGGCGCGCGATTTGGGGGCTGATCTGACTTTCAATGCGGTGGATGATGACCCCGTGGGTGAGTTGCAAAGCCAGATGGGAGGCGTGCGCGGCGTCTTGGTCACCGCTGTCTCAAACAGCGCTTTCAGCCAGGCTGTTGGCATGCTGCGTCGGGGTGGGTTCATGTCTCTGGTTGGTCTCCCGCCAGGCGATTTCCCGCTGCCAATCTTTGAGATCGTCCTGAAGCGGATCACTGTGCGCGGCTCAATCGTCGGCACGCGGAACGATCTGCGCGAGTCGCTGGAGTTTGCCGCCGAAGGAAAAGTCGCGTCGCATTTCGCCTGGGACAAGTTGGAGAATATCAACGCGATCTTTGACCGGATGCGCGCGGGTCAGATCGACGGGCGGATCGTACTCAAGATTTGA
- a CDS encoding TetR/AcrR family transcriptional regulator, with product MARPRAFDPKEALDQILSQFWAGGYHATSLQDLERVTGLKKQSLYREFGNKDAMFAAALGLYGDREMAVISEILRSQDTPQARIRALFDAILAPVHDGDRRGCFLCNTAIEHAPDDPEVQAYTAAGIAATKELFAQALSLTPNAEADARRLTSGYFGLRVMVRGGVPLPELQAAAEALVAGIKS from the coding sequence ATGGCCCGCCCCCGCGCCTTTGACCCAAAAGAAGCCCTGGATCAGATACTGTCGCAGTTCTGGGCGGGCGGATATCACGCCACCTCGCTCCAGGATCTGGAGCGGGTGACCGGATTGAAGAAACAATCGCTTTATCGAGAATTCGGCAACAAGGACGCGATGTTCGCAGCAGCGCTCGGCCTCTACGGAGATCGGGAAATGGCGGTGATTTCAGAAATACTGCGGTCGCAGGACACCCCGCAGGCCCGGATCAGAGCCCTGTTCGACGCCATCCTCGCCCCAGTTCACGATGGCGACAGGCGCGGGTGTTTCTTGTGCAACACGGCGATTGAGCACGCCCCGGATGATCCGGAGGTGCAGGCATATACGGCGGCGGGAATCGCAGCGACCAAAGAGTTGTTTGCCCAAGCGCTGAGCCTGACGCCGAATGCGGAGGCAGACGCACGTCGCCTCACTTCAGGGTATTTCGGGCTTCGCGTCATGGTGCGCGGCGGCGTGCCTCTGCCAGAGCTTCAGGCCGCGGCAGAGGCATTGGTCGCCGGGATCAAATCTTGA
- a CDS encoding DUF417 family protein — MTILTATGTRADLGAQITDLAGKAIFAGLILVFLWFGGMKFTAYEAAAIRGLAENSPFLGWTYAAWSETAVSGLIGTVELIIAGLLAARFFAPKLAVIGALGAIATFVLTLSFFVSTPGVFLPEHGRLAISVVPGQFLLKDVVLLAASVFALGNALSASAD; from the coding sequence ATGACCATACTCACCGCAACAGGCACCCGGGCCGATTTGGGCGCACAGATCACCGACCTCGCCGGCAAAGCGATTTTTGCGGGGCTGATCCTCGTCTTTCTCTGGTTCGGGGGTATGAAATTCACCGCCTATGAGGCCGCCGCCATCCGCGGACTTGCCGAAAACTCGCCGTTTCTGGGCTGGACCTATGCCGCCTGGTCAGAAACCGCAGTCTCAGGTCTGATCGGCACAGTGGAACTGATCATCGCCGGGTTGCTTGCCGCACGGTTCTTCGCGCCGAAACTGGCCGTGATCGGGGCACTCGGGGCGATCGCCACATTCGTGCTGACGCTCAGCTTCTTCGTCTCGACGCCTGGCGTATTTCTGCCAGAGCATGGCCGCTTGGCGATCTCGGTCGTGCCGGGGCAGTTCCTGCTCAAAGATGTTGTATTGCTAGCGGCGTCGGTCTTTGCCCTAGGCAATGCCCTGAGCGCCTCGGCTGACTGA
- a CDS encoding HD domain-containing protein gives MPKQPPRAWQRMLSGRRLDLLDPTPVDIEIEDIAHGLAFVARWNGQTAGDYPYSVAEHSLLVEEIFRRIASDAPVKWCLAALLHDAPEYVIGDMISPVKAAVGPGYGALDERLSAAIHLRFGLPAAIPKTVKAKIKRADRISAWLEATQLAGFAEAEADKFFGRPKQDVIDGLTLRLRPPAEARAEFTSRHAALLAGL, from the coding sequence ATGCCGAAACAGCCTCCCCGTGCCTGGCAGCGCATGTTGTCGGGTCGCAGGTTAGACCTGCTGGACCCAACACCTGTCGATATCGAGATCGAAGACATCGCCCATGGCCTTGCGTTTGTCGCGCGCTGGAACGGGCAAACGGCAGGGGACTATCCGTATTCGGTTGCAGAGCACTCCCTTCTTGTCGAAGAAATCTTTCGTCGCATTGCATCTGATGCGCCGGTGAAATGGTGTCTGGCGGCTCTGCTCCATGATGCCCCGGAATATGTGATCGGTGACATGATCTCGCCCGTGAAAGCGGCGGTCGGGCCTGGCTATGGCGCGCTGGATGAACGTCTGAGTGCGGCGATCCATTTGCGGTTTGGCCTCCCGGCGGCAATTCCGAAAACCGTGAAGGCGAAAATCAAGCGGGCGGACAGAATCTCGGCTTGGCTGGAGGCGACCCAACTGGCTGGCTTTGCGGAGGCGGAGGCCGACAAGTTCTTTGGTCGACCGAAGCAAGATGTGATCGACGGGCTCACACTACGCCTGCGCCCGCCTGCCGAAGCACGAGCTGAGTTTACCAGCCGCCATGCGGCGCTTTTGGCCGGGCTATGA
- a CDS encoding GNAT family N-acetyltransferase, producing the protein MTQEIHIRAAHPLDARGMADLLNQIIAIGGTTAHTEPVMSQDLAEWMARDASQSAWHVAEGETGRILGFQWIEPADYLPQDAAEIATFVTPKSHGLGIGSRLFQATEIAARDLGYGWINANIRADNESGLTYYQSRGFEDYNTIIGIRLKDGSVVDKRLKRYDLR; encoded by the coding sequence ATGACCCAGGAGATTCACATTCGTGCCGCGCATCCACTTGATGCGCGGGGCATGGCGGACCTGCTCAATCAGATCATCGCAATTGGCGGCACAACTGCCCATACCGAGCCGGTGATGAGCCAAGACCTCGCGGAATGGATGGCGCGAGACGCCAGCCAAAGTGCGTGGCACGTGGCCGAAGGAGAGACCGGGCGCATCTTGGGATTTCAATGGATTGAGCCAGCTGATTACTTGCCGCAAGACGCCGCCGAAATCGCGACATTCGTAACGCCGAAAAGCCATGGATTGGGTATCGGATCGCGGCTGTTTCAGGCGACCGAGATCGCCGCGCGCGATCTGGGATATGGTTGGATCAACGCCAACATCCGGGCGGATAATGAGAGTGGGCTGACCTATTATCAAAGCCGAGGGTTCGAAGACTACAACACGATCATTGGCATTCGCCTAAAAGATGGCAGCGTGGTGGACAAGCGCCTTAAGCGCTATGATCTGCGCTGA
- a CDS encoding LysR family transcriptional regulator, whose protein sequence is MDWRDIPSLSALRAFEAAARLESYSAAARSLNVTHAAIAQHVRALETHFDQSLMDREGRRMVPTHAGRRLANDLANGFAEIAAGVRTLTEARGDGPISLTTTQTFAENWLMPRLSGFWSGCPDIPLTIHPDDRLQDLRRAGHHLGIRYGRGVWPGVEARFLTSANTAVVAHPALAAQLPEDYAATAPGAAQMLTTLPWVIDEGYGEFSSWLSAQGLNQDDLTGTRLAGNTLVLAACRAGAGVSMQPHAVIERDVEEGRLVLLLEQCDAELGYYLIRSPGPVPARVKVFTDWLITCAAEC, encoded by the coding sequence TTGGATTGGCGCGACATCCCTTCCCTCTCGGCGCTCCGCGCGTTTGAGGCGGCAGCTCGGTTGGAAAGTTATTCAGCCGCGGCGCGGAGCCTGAACGTCACCCATGCGGCGATCGCGCAGCATGTGCGTGCGCTTGAGACCCATTTCGACCAGTCGCTCATGGACCGGGAAGGCCGCCGGATGGTGCCGACGCATGCCGGTCGCCGTTTGGCCAATGACTTGGCGAATGGCTTTGCCGAGATTGCAGCAGGGGTCAGGACCCTGACGGAAGCACGGGGTGATGGGCCGATTTCGCTGACCACGACGCAGACATTTGCTGAGAACTGGCTCATGCCACGTCTGTCAGGGTTTTGGTCAGGCTGCCCGGATATTCCACTGACGATCCATCCTGACGACCGGCTGCAGGATCTGCGCCGGGCCGGGCATCATCTGGGCATCCGCTATGGGCGTGGCGTGTGGCCGGGCGTCGAGGCGCGATTTCTAACCTCGGCGAACACGGCGGTCGTCGCGCATCCTGCCCTGGCCGCGCAATTGCCCGAAGACTATGCCGCGACGGCGCCAGGCGCGGCGCAGATGTTGACCACGCTGCCCTGGGTGATCGACGAGGGGTATGGAGAGTTCTCGTCATGGTTGTCCGCGCAGGGATTGAACCAAGACGATCTGACGGGCACGCGGCTGGCGGGCAATACCTTGGTGCTGGCGGCCTGTCGCGCGGGCGCAGGGGTCAGCATGCAACCCCATGCGGTGATTGAGCGGGACGTGGAAGAGGGGCGGTTGGTGCTGCTTTTGGAGCAATGCGATGCCGAGCTCGGCTATTATCTTATCCGCTCGCCTGGTCCAGTCCCGGCACGGGTGAAGGTGTTCACCGATTGGCTGATCACCTGCGCGGCGGAGTGCTAG
- a CDS encoding ActR/PrrA/RegA family redox response regulator transcription factor, producing MSQERTLRDIGPDKSLLLVDDDEPFLRRLQRAMEKRGFEVEAAGSVAAGTAIATARPPAYAVIDLRLEDGNGLDVVETLREKRPDSRIVVLTGYGAIATAVAAVKIGATDYLSKPADANDITAALLAAEEEMPPPPENPMSADRVRWEHIQRVYELCDRNVSETARRLNMHRRTLQRILAKRSPR from the coding sequence ATGTCCCAGGAACGGACGCTACGTGATATCGGGCCAGATAAATCCCTGCTTCTCGTGGATGACGACGAGCCGTTTCTGCGACGACTGCAGCGCGCCATGGAGAAACGTGGTTTCGAGGTGGAGGCCGCTGGCTCAGTTGCTGCAGGCACTGCAATTGCCACTGCCCGCCCGCCGGCCTACGCCGTGATCGATCTGCGCCTGGAAGATGGCAACGGCCTCGACGTGGTCGAGACCTTGCGCGAAAAACGCCCTGATAGCCGAATAGTCGTGCTGACAGGCTATGGCGCGATTGCGACCGCCGTTGCCGCGGTGAAGATCGGAGCGACGGACTATCTCTCAAAACCCGCAGACGCCAATGACATCACCGCCGCGCTTCTGGCCGCCGAGGAAGAAATGCCGCCGCCGCCGGAAAACCCAATGTCGGCTGATAGGGTCCGGTGGGAGCATATCCAGCGGGTCTATGAACTCTGTGACCGCAACGTTTCGGAGACGGCGCGGCGACTGAATATGCACCGGCGGACACTCCAACGTATCTTGGCGAAACGCTCCCCACGCTGA
- a CDS encoding GNAT family N-acetyltransferase, with the protein MSDVSREIKIRPYEKADWPRLCEIHDAARLDELRLSVGEDAFLSLEDTYENEGLFDDKLSVAEMEGVVRGFVAFGEDELTWLYVEPSFYRRGLGRALVQHAAANAAGEMQIDLLEGNAPALKLYESEGFTVDKRVEGQLIGNEGYAASGLTLKRKVGGTSGG; encoded by the coding sequence ATGAGTGACGTGTCGCGCGAAATCAAAATACGGCCCTATGAAAAGGCTGACTGGCCACGGCTCTGCGAGATCCATGATGCCGCCCGGCTTGACGAATTGCGCCTTAGCGTCGGTGAGGATGCGTTCCTAAGTTTGGAAGACACCTATGAGAATGAAGGGTTGTTTGATGACAAACTGTCCGTCGCCGAGATGGAGGGGGTCGTTCGCGGGTTTGTTGCGTTTGGCGAAGATGAGCTGACTTGGCTGTATGTTGAGCCGTCATTTTATCGGCGCGGTCTTGGGCGGGCCTTGGTTCAGCATGCTGCGGCCAATGCGGCGGGCGAGATGCAAATCGATCTTCTGGAGGGCAATGCCCCGGCCCTCAAACTCTATGAATCCGAGGGGTTCACGGTGGACAAGCGGGTTGAGGGACAGCTCATAGGAAATGAAGGGTACGCGGCAAGCGGTCTGACGTTGAAACGCAAAGTAGGCGGAACTTCAGGAGGCTGA
- a CDS encoding SCO family protein, which produces MTRVYAISAVALIVAMLTAIAVTIYMGQGRQTADADPFGQCRTTQIAGGAGSIGGPFELVNAAGETVTDTDVITEPALLYFGYTFCPDVCPLDTVRNAEAVDILAERGQSVTPVFISVDPGRDTPEVVEAFAANIHPDMVGLTGSPEQTHAASQAYRTYYRIHDTDDEFYLVDHSTFTYLVFPEHGFVEFFRRELSPAQMADQVACFVEAAS; this is translated from the coding sequence ATGACGCGAGTCTATGCGATAAGCGCCGTTGCGCTGATTGTTGCAATGCTGACCGCCATCGCGGTCACAATTTACATGGGTCAAGGGCGCCAAACCGCCGATGCCGACCCGTTTGGTCAATGCCGTACCACACAGATTGCGGGCGGTGCGGGCTCGATCGGCGGGCCGTTCGAACTAGTCAATGCCGCTGGTGAAACCGTGACGGACACGGACGTGATCACCGAACCGGCCTTGCTCTATTTTGGCTACACCTTTTGCCCCGATGTCTGCCCGCTCGACACCGTGCGCAATGCCGAGGCCGTGGATATCTTGGCCGAACGCGGCCAATCGGTGACGCCGGTCTTCATCTCCGTCGATCCGGGCCGAGACACGCCCGAAGTGGTCGAAGCCTTTGCCGCCAATATCCACCCCGACATGGTGGGTCTAACCGGCAGCCCGGAGCAAACCCATGCCGCCAGCCAAGCTTATCGGACCTACTACAGAATTCACGATACCGACGATGAATTCTACTTGGTCGACCACTCCACCTTCACCTATCTGGTGTTCCCAGAACATGGGTTTGTGGAGTTCTTCCGCAGGGAGCTGTCACCGGCGCAAATGGCGGATCAAGTTGCCTGTTTTGTCGAGGCGGCTTCATAG
- the regB gene encoding sensor histidine kinase RegB, with protein sequence MASLPDPSINLLTRDARSDWVRLRTLLVLRWLAILGQTVTVVIVSLYLGLRVELGLCFLAIGASVISNLIAMTIFPENQRLSDRDAMLTLLFDLTQLSFLLFLTGGLHNPFALLILAPVTISATALTLRSTLFLGGVAIVMISLLAYFYIPLRSAEGVILELPALFVLGFWLAIVIGIIFLSAYARRVTRETHSMSQALLATQMALAREQKLTDLGGVVAAAAHELGTPLATIKLVSTELAEELSDRPELREDAILIRDQADRCRDILRSMGQVGKDDLHMRSAPLGAVVREAAEPHEDRGIAIHYDFEAEAYAPSGQPIIRRKPEIIHGLRNLVQNAVDFADGQVWIEGQWGDGLISLTMTDDGDGFPSDLLGRLGDPFLRRRSRPAIDPRPGYEGMGLGLFIAKTLLERSGATVEFLNASDPFLSVEDKGEKRGAIVRVTWPHEAIGLLADEASAPLGENQPISV encoded by the coding sequence ATGGCCTCGCTCCCCGATCCGTCCATAAATCTTCTGACCCGCGATGCGCGGAGCGATTGGGTGCGGCTGAGAACGCTCTTGGTCCTGCGCTGGTTGGCGATCCTCGGACAGACCGTGACGGTCGTGATTGTCAGCCTCTATCTCGGGCTCAGGGTCGAGTTGGGGCTGTGTTTCCTGGCGATTGGGGCGAGCGTGATCTCCAACCTGATCGCGATGACGATTTTCCCTGAGAATCAGCGGCTTAGCGACCGAGACGCGATGCTGACGCTGCTCTTCGATCTGACGCAGTTGTCGTTTCTTCTGTTCCTGACGGGCGGGCTGCATAACCCGTTCGCGCTGCTGATCTTGGCACCGGTGACCATCTCGGCCACGGCGCTGACCCTGCGCTCCACCCTGTTTCTGGGTGGGGTCGCAATCGTGATGATTTCGCTTTTGGCCTATTTTTATATCCCGCTTCGCTCGGCTGAGGGGGTCATATTAGAGCTACCAGCCTTGTTTGTGCTCGGGTTTTGGTTGGCGATCGTGATCGGGATCATCTTCTTGTCGGCCTATGCCCGCCGGGTGACGCGCGAGACCCACTCGATGAGCCAGGCTTTGTTGGCAACACAGATGGCGTTGGCGCGTGAGCAGAAACTGACCGATCTGGGCGGTGTGGTTGCGGCGGCAGCTCATGAGTTGGGCACGCCTTTGGCGACGATCAAACTGGTTTCGACCGAATTGGCCGAAGAACTGTCGGATCGCCCGGAATTGCGTGAGGATGCCATATTGATCCGTGATCAGGCGGATCGGTGTCGCGACATCCTGCGGTCCATGGGCCAGGTCGGGAAAGACGATCTACATATGCGCAGCGCGCCCCTCGGGGCGGTGGTCCGCGAAGCGGCAGAGCCCCATGAAGATCGCGGCATTGCGATCCACTACGACTTCGAGGCTGAGGCCTATGCGCCAAGCGGGCAGCCGATCATCCGGCGCAAGCCCGAGATTATTCATGGCCTGCGCAACCTGGTGCAAAACGCGGTCGATTTTGCGGATGGTCAGGTTTGGATCGAAGGGCAGTGGGGTGACGGTCTCATCAGTTTGACGATGACGGATGATGGCGATGGATTTCCCTCCGATCTCTTGGGGCGCTTGGGGGATCCGTTTTTGCGCCGCCGGTCGCGGCCAGCGATCGACCCCCGGCCTGGATATGAAGGTATGGGCCTTGGCTTGTTTATCGCGAAGACGCTGCTTGAGCGGTCTGGCGCGACTGTCGAGTTCCTAAATGCCTCCGATCCGTTCTTGTCGGTTGAAGATAAAGGCGAGAAGCGCGGCGCCATAGTTCGCGTGACCTGGCCACATGAGGCGATTGGTCTGCTGGCGGACGAAGCCAGCGCACCGCTTGGCGAGAACCAGCCGATTTCTGTTTAA
- a CDS encoding PAS-domain containing protein has product MYFFEPYMVVMLIGIGILAASLALILNQWVFSGRTRRSPHMVLGALDTPRSYVFHDGYLVSEHDEDEYFIADPSDRARAWAALVEGLKPLNPDIATSMRALADRREGFLLIGQVGSDALSVSGRAQGEVVTVTVSSVEESRARHAIHKDSLDGFHDEMQGLRTAVDFLPVPMWRERSDGQITWANGAYYRLLERANDIDGPLVWPIRRLFAEQLDPLPDPGAFRRCQLMMHDQEEPSWFDVSMTDQGESKLFAARPIDQLVAAETNLRNFVQTLSKTFAHLPIGLAIFNKKRELVLFNPALLTLSTLDPEWLSSRPSLFSFLDQLRERQRMPEPKDYKAWRASLSELEQAAQDGSYQELWTLPTGQTYRVIGKPHPDGAVAFMFEDISSEVSLTRQFRSDLELYQSVLDESDGALAVFSKDGRLILSNAAYAELWGVDPREMLSTMSLVEATRTWQRLANPSPVWGDIRAFAGQEAERAAWSDDVTLADGRMLECRVAPLKGGSMVVTFQPVSRATELVDVAQRTLAVAD; this is encoded by the coding sequence ATGTATTTTTTCGAACCCTATATGGTTGTGATGCTGATCGGTATTGGCATTTTGGCAGCGTCTTTGGCGCTGATTCTCAACCAGTGGGTGTTTAGCGGTCGCACCCGGCGCAGCCCTCATATGGTCTTGGGCGCACTTGATACGCCGCGAAGCTACGTTTTCCACGATGGCTATCTGGTGTCAGAACATGATGAGGACGAATACTTCATCGCCGATCCGTCCGACCGGGCGCGGGCCTGGGCGGCTCTGGTCGAGGGCCTGAAGCCGCTTAACCCGGATATTGCGACCTCGATGCGGGCGCTGGCGGACCGTCGGGAGGGGTTCCTGCTGATCGGTCAAGTCGGCAGTGATGCGCTTTCCGTTTCCGGGCGAGCCCAGGGCGAAGTTGTGACCGTTACGGTATCCAGCGTTGAAGAAAGCCGTGCTCGCCATGCGATACACAAGGATAGCCTAGACGGGTTCCACGATGAAATGCAGGGCTTGCGCACAGCGGTGGATTTTTTACCGGTGCCGATGTGGCGCGAACGGAGCGATGGGCAGATTACGTGGGCCAATGGCGCCTATTATCGACTGCTCGAGCGGGCCAATGACATTGATGGCCCGCTGGTGTGGCCGATCCGCAGATTGTTTGCTGAGCAGTTGGACCCGCTGCCAGACCCTGGCGCGTTTCGCCGCTGCCAGTTGATGATGCATGACCAGGAGGAGCCAAGTTGGTTTGACGTCTCGATGACAGATCAGGGCGAGTCCAAGCTCTTCGCCGCACGGCCAATTGACCAACTGGTCGCGGCTGAGACGAATCTGCGGAACTTCGTTCAAACACTTTCAAAGACCTTTGCTCATTTGCCGATTGGTCTGGCGATATTCAATAAGAAGCGCGAGTTGGTCTTGTTTAACCCGGCGCTTTTGACGCTTTCGACCCTCGATCCAGAATGGCTGTCATCGCGGCCAAGCCTGTTTTCGTTCCTTGATCAACTGCGTGAACGGCAACGCATGCCTGAGCCCAAGGACTACAAAGCGTGGCGGGCAAGTTTGTCGGAACTGGAGCAGGCGGCGCAGGACGGTAGCTATCAAGAGTTATGGACGTTGCCGACGGGGCAAACCTATCGGGTCATCGGCAAGCCGCACCCCGATGGTGCGGTTGCGTTCATGTTCGAAGATATCAGTTCTGAAGTATCTCTGACGCGGCAGTTTCGGTCCGATCTGGAGCTCTACCAATCGGTCTTGGACGAAAGTGATGGCGCGCTTGCGGTGTTCTCCAAGGACGGTCGATTGATCCTCAGCAATGCTGCTTATGCCGAGCTTTGGGGCGTAGATCCGCGCGAGATGCTCAGCACTATGAGCCTGGTCGAGGCAACCCGGACTTGGCAGAGGCTGGCAAACCCTTCGCCGGTCTGGGGCGACATACGTGCCTTCGCGGGACAGGAGGCTGAACGGGCCGCCTGGTCTGACGATGTGACATTGGCGGATGGGCGGATGCTCGAATGCCGCGTTGCACCCTTGAAGGGTGGCTCGATGGTTGTGACCTTTCAGCCGGTCTCTAGGGCGACGGAGTTGGTTGATGTCGCACAACGGACCCTGGCTGTCGCCGACTAG
- the tsaE gene encoding tRNA (adenosine(37)-N6)-threonylcarbamoyltransferase complex ATPase subunit type 1 TsaE, with amino-acid sequence MSELPLRSMDYPPALLQRVSSSPAATAELAARMAPELAAGDTLLLSGDLGSGKTHFARALIQARLAAFDAVEDVPSPSFTLVQTYHAGDLEIWHCDLYRLSGPDDVLELGLDDALSEAVCLIEWPERLNGIWPRDAVWLTFSTDPDAAEARLITLHAAEMTPLAERLMCHLEAL; translated from the coding sequence ATGTCCGAGCTTCCCCTCCGTTCGATGGATTATCCGCCTGCGCTGCTACAGCGGGTCAGTTCCAGCCCCGCTGCAACCGCTGAGCTTGCGGCGCGTATGGCGCCGGAATTGGCGGCGGGTGACACGCTCCTCCTGAGCGGTGACCTGGGCAGCGGTAAGACCCATTTTGCGCGCGCACTTATTCAGGCACGTTTGGCGGCATTCGACGCCGTCGAGGACGTGCCATCCCCAAGTTTCACGCTGGTTCAGACCTACCATGCGGGCGATCTAGAGATTTGGCACTGCGATCTATATCGGCTCAGCGGACCGGATGACGTGCTTGAGTTGGGGTTAGACGACGCTTTGAGCGAGGCGGTGTGCTTAATCGAATGGCCCGAGCGATTGAATGGCATCTGGCCTCGAGACGCGGTGTGGTTGACCTTCTCGACCGACCCGGATGCCGCCGAAGCCCGGCTTATCACCCTGCATGCAGCGGAAATGACACCGTTGGCTGAGCGGCTGATGTGCCATTTGGAGGCCCTATGA
- a CDS encoding aminoglycoside phosphotransferase family protein, producing MTPSLNAFLAREGWAQATRTPLAGDASARRYLRLHDRARDRRAVVMLAPPEDRTSFEAFGAIARYLTDQGLSAPEIWAADSESGLMLIEDLGDDLMARIVAENPGTATALYTAACDLTTHLAGLTPPPALVTLTPHRMVEMIDITFESLEPGDDTETLRDRLAAALLSAFGAYLTGHETLILRDYHAENLIWLPDRAGLARVGLLDFQDAVFGPVGYDLISLLDDARRDVPEALEAAVDPEAGDRFGA from the coding sequence ATGACTCCATCGCTGAACGCGTTTCTGGCACGGGAGGGTTGGGCCCAAGCGACGCGGACGCCTCTGGCAGGTGATGCGTCGGCCCGGCGATATCTGCGGTTGCACGATAGAGCGCGCGACAGGCGCGCGGTCGTGATGTTGGCTCCGCCAGAAGATCGAACAAGCTTTGAGGCGTTCGGGGCGATCGCGCGATATCTGACCGATCAAGGCCTTTCCGCACCAGAGATTTGGGCCGCAGATTCCGAGTCCGGGCTGATGCTGATCGAGGATCTGGGCGACGATCTCATGGCCCGAATAGTGGCCGAAAACCCGGGCACAGCGACCGCGCTTTATACTGCGGCGTGTGATCTGACGACGCATTTGGCCGGGCTCACACCTCCCCCGGCTTTGGTGACGCTCACGCCGCATCGCATGGTGGAGATGATCGATATCACCTTCGAGAGCCTGGAACCCGGTGATGATACAGAAACCTTGCGCGACCGATTGGCGGCGGCACTTTTGTCTGCTTTCGGGGCCTATTTGACCGGCCACGAAACACTGATTTTGCGGGATTATCACGCGGAGAACCTGATATGGCTGCCCGATCGCGCCGGATTGGCTCGTGTCGGGCTGTTGGATTTCCAAGACGCGGTTTTCGGCCCTGTGGGCTATGATCTGATCTCGCTTTTGGATGATGCCCGCCGGGATGTGCCAGAGGCGCTGGAAGCGGCGGTTGATCCAGAGGCAGGCGACAGATTTGGAGCTTGA